The sequence CGAGCCGGCGCTGATATTATTATTACGTATCATGCGATGGATGCAGCCAAATGGCTGCACGAGAATCAGTAAACAAAGGAGCGATAGTACCATGAGCTTTTCGTTGCAGCGATCCCAAGAAGCCTTTGTCGCCGCTAAAGCCTGCATTCCCGGAGGGGTAAACAGCCCGGTGCGTTCCTTTCGCAGCGTTGGCGGGGTGCCGCCGTTTATTGCGCAGGCGCAGGGCGCTTATATTGAAGACATTGACGGCAATCGGTATATTGACTACATTGGCTCCTGGGGACCGATGATTTTGGGTCATGCTCATCCGCAGGTTACCGAAGCGTTGGAAAAAGCAGTGCGAAAAGGAACCAGTTACGGCGCGCCGACGCTGCTGGAAACAGAACTGGCGGAAATGGTGCGGCATTGCGTACCGTCCATGGAACTGGTGCGCATGGTCAATTCCGGCACGGAGGCGACGATGAGCGTGCTGCGTTTGGCTAGGGCTTTTACCGGACGTAGCAAAATAGTTAAATTTGCCGGCTGCTATCATGGACATCATGATAGCCTGTTGGTCAAAGCGGGCTCTGGCGCGGCTACCCTGGGGGTTCCTGATAGTCCGGGAGTGACTGGCGAAGTGGCTGGTAACACGCTGACTGTAGAATATAATGATCTGCAGGCGCTGACTGCCGCTTTTGAAGCCAATCCGCAGGAAATTGCAGCTGTCATTATTGAGCCGGTGGCTGGTAATATGGGCATGGTGCTGCCGCGCGACGGCTATTTGCAGGGCGTGCGGGATTTAACCAGCAAATACGGCGCCTTGTTGATTTTCGACGAAGTCATGACCGGTTTCCGGGTGGCTCTGGGCGGAGCGCAAAGCGTCTATGGAATCAAGCCGGACTTAACTTGCTTAGGGAAAATCATTGGCGGCGGCTTGCCTGTTGGCGCATACGGCGGTCGCAAGGATATTATGGAATGCATTGCTCCGGCAGGGCCGGTTTATCAGGCTGGTACGCTGAGCGGCAATCCCTTGGCGATGACCGCCGGCATTGCCACGCTGCGTTTGCTGATGGAGACAAAAGGCTTTTATGATGAATTGTCCCGAAAGACGGCGACCTTGGCGCAAGGCCTCTATGGTCGAGCTGCCAAATATGCGCTGCCTGTGAGTACCTGCCATTTGGGCGGGATGTTCGGTCTCTTTTTCCATGCAGGACCGGTACTGGATTATCGGACTGCCCAGCAGGCTGATTTGGATGCCTTCTGCACGTACTTCCACACGCTGTTGGCGCAAGGAATTTACGTGGCGCCTTCGCAGTTTGAAGCGGCTTTTGTATCAGCGGCTCACAGCGAAAGCGATCTGGAACGGACGCTGAATGCAGCGGAGCACGCCTTT is a genomic window of Anaeromusa acidaminophila DSM 3853 containing:
- the hemL gene encoding glutamate-1-semialdehyde 2,1-aminomutase, whose translation is MSFSLQRSQEAFVAAKACIPGGVNSPVRSFRSVGGVPPFIAQAQGAYIEDIDGNRYIDYIGSWGPMILGHAHPQVTEALEKAVRKGTSYGAPTLLETELAEMVRHCVPSMELVRMVNSGTEATMSVLRLARAFTGRSKIVKFAGCYHGHHDSLLVKAGSGAATLGVPDSPGVTGEVAGNTLTVEYNDLQALTAAFEANPQEIAAVIIEPVAGNMGMVLPRDGYLQGVRDLTSKYGALLIFDEVMTGFRVALGGAQSVYGIKPDLTCLGKIIGGGLPVGAYGGRKDIMECIAPAGPVYQAGTLSGNPLAMTAGIATLRLLMETKGFYDELSRKTATLAQGLYGRAAKYALPVSTCHLGGMFGLFFHAGPVLDYRTAQQADLDAFCTYFHTLLAQGIYVAPSQFEAAFVSAAHSESDLERTLNAAEHAFAAVMAVKDHFQP